A genomic segment from Aspergillus puulaauensis MK2 DNA, chromosome 1, nearly complete sequence encodes:
- a CDS encoding arsenate reductase ArsC (COG:T;~EggNog:ENOG410PWY4;~InterPro:IPR023485,IPR036196;~PFAM:PF01451): protein MVMMTDTPSVLFVCVHNAGRSQMAAGYLTHLAGDAIEVLSAGSAPADSVNPMAVEAMREEGIDIGNQKPKILDADAVQASDVVITMGCGDACPFFPGKRYLDWQLDDPAGHGLDAVRPIRNEIRCRVEKLIAELQQEKK from the coding sequence atggtgatgatgaccgACACGCCCAGCGTCCTGTTCGTTTGCGTCCACAACGCCGGTCGCTCACAGATGGCCGCTGGCTACCTCACGCACCTTGCAGGCGACGCTATTGAAGTCCTCTCCGCCGGCTCGGCCCCAGCCGACTCTGTTAATCCTATGGCCGTCGAAGCCATGCGTGAAGAAGGTATCGACATTGGCAATCAGAAACCTAAGATCCTGGATGCCGACGCTGTCCAAGCTAGTGATGTCGTGATTACCATGGGGTGTGGGGACGCTTgtcccttcttccctggTAAACGCTACCTCGACTGGCAGCTTGACGATCCTGCCGGGCATGGACTTGATGCTGTCCGTCCGATCCGCAACGAAATCCGTTGCCGCGTTGAAAAGCTTATTGCCGAGCTTcagcaggaaaagaaatga
- a CDS encoding uncharacterized protein (COG:S;~EggNog:ENOG410PRDA) translates to MTNMKTKNANSTMMTAKTDQVTSSARIRDNQRRSRARRREYIQDLEHRLQKFEAHGVQVTQEIQAAGRKVAVENTLLRALLQLHGVSDHDIEGYLAAHTGDIVSSTSHSEALPEPKPHLCKGRSGNAVSSSSSQPISLNESRGPFHENETATPEPTSSPSSPAASRQVAIPQSQCSNTGQPVPDEPPTNDPSRLQSRSRNQDPGQSTPCETAAGILTSMRSYPDAQDVRSELGCQSSSSCMVRNMDIFQLLDGR, encoded by the exons ATGACCAACATGAAGACTAAGAATGCAAATAGCACAATGATGACAGCCAAG ACTGACCAAGTGACATCTTCAGCGCGAATCCGCGACAATCAGCGCCGTTCGCGTGCACGGCGCAGAGAGTATATTCAAGATCTCGAGCATCGCCTGCAAAAGTTTGAGGCTCACGGGGTTCAAGTGACACAAGAGATCCAAGCTGCGGGGCGAAAGGTGGCTGTTGAGAACACTCTTCTCCGGGCGCTGCTTCAACTACATGGCGTTTCTGACCATGATATTGAGGGATACCTGGCAGCGCACACCGGGGATATTGTTTCATCTACCTCTCACTCAGAAGCTTTACCAGAGCCAAAACCGCACTTGTGTAAAGGGAGAAGCGGAAATGCGGTCAGCAGCAGTTCCTCGCAACCGATCTCATTGAACGAGAGCAGAGGCCCGTTTCACGAGAACGAGACAGCGACTCCCGAGCCGACCTCATCCCCGTCAAGTCCGGCTGCCAGCCGACAGGTGGCTATCCCCCAGAGTCAATGCTCTAACACGGGGCAGCCTGTCCCAGATGAACCTCCTACCAATGATCCCTCTAGATTACAATCACGCAGTAGGAACCAAGATCCAGGGCAATCGACACCATGTGAAACCGCAGCCGGCATCTTAACCTCTATGCGAAGCTACCCGGACGCACAGGATGTGCGGTCGGAACTAGGGTGTCAGTCGAGCTCTAGCTGTATGGTGAGGAATATGGATATCTTTCAGCTACTGGATGGACGATGA
- a CDS encoding uncharacterized protein (COG:T;~EggNog:ENOG410PHEY;~InterPro:IPR002018,IPR029058;~MEROPS:MER0033188;~PFAM:PF00135;~SECRETED:SignalP(1-20)): MAYYALGLLVLSTLLSPIHSRPLQDSQPIASCPTSDAVRFKGTTANNVESFLNIRFGEDTSGANRFTPPKPFNYPPGTLVNATTPGAACPQPKQAVSTMPLFDNVTHMSEDCLTLRVDRPAGTPASAKLPVMVWIYGGGDTFGQIYDSAYDPTGLVLGAASKGYPVIYVAMNYRVGVFGFAASPALNATDSLNAGLLDQRLAIEWVRDHIAAFGGDPENVTIFGESDGATGVGLQITAYGGKQKAPFKRAIMQSGSPMADKETAGTKSLRHTRELTKLVNCTASTSEAELQCLRSIPMAKLNSIAVTYENKVGGNSGMGVFVPVAPSTFIPDSPSKLLATGRFSRNIDTLAGWNEDDGSFSTLPTLSSDEDVFAYLKYEYPALSNKTIKQAMALYPVSSFPDLPSENISAHYFRTSRMERDAEFTCPTLYTAQMNHKFSPDTANYLFSLNQTVYRSAYAAANVSYLGVSHFSDIPYVFNQASAEALAPYATKEDLRLSNEISGSWAAFANTGQPSAGNGTITGWIDAFGSGGGALDEFLHVLGGPDSGSRKTKYDDLGARCAFWNSQEALAGRGV, encoded by the coding sequence ATGGCGTACTATGCTTTAGGACTGCTTGTCCTTTCCACTCTTCTATCCCCTATACATTCAAGACCTCTTCAGGATTCCCAGCCCATAGCTAGCTGTCCGACCTCAGATGCAGTTCGCTTCAAGGGAACGACAGCAAACAATGTCGAGTCCTTCCTGAACATCCGTTTCGGCGAAGACACCTCTGGTGCCAACCGATTCACACCTCCGAAACCATTCAACTACCCCCCTGGCACCCTGGTCAATGCCACAACACCCGGGGCTGCCTGTCCACAGCCGAAACAGGCAGTATCAACCATGCCCCTGTTCGACAACGTCACACACATGTCCGAGGACTGCCTGACGCTGCGAGTCGATCGACCAGCTGGTACTCCGGCATCCGCAAAGCTGCCCGTCATGGTTTGGATCTATGGTGGAGGTGACACCTTCGGCCAGATCTATGACTCCGCATACGACCCGACGGGATTGGTGCTCGGTGCAGCGAGCAAGGGATACCCAGTCATCTATGTCGCGATGAACTACCGCGTCGGGGTATTTGGCTTTGCCGCCTCGCCTGCTCTGAATGCAACGGACTCCTTGAATGCAGGCCTACTCGACCAGCGCCTCGCCATTGAATGGGTTAGAGACCATATCGCGGCTTTCGGCGGCGACCCAGAGAACGTCACCATCTTCGGCGAGAGTGATGGAGCAACGGGTGTCGGGCTCCAGATCACAGCATACGGAGGCAAGCAGAAGGCGCCCTTCAAGCGAGCCATCATGCAATCTGGAAGCCCGATGGCAGACAAAGAAACCGCCGGCACCAAGTCTCTGCGGCATACTAGAGAACTGACGAAACTTGTCAATTGCACCGCTTCCACCAGCGAGGCCGAGCTGCAATGTCTGCGCAGTATCCCCATGGCAAAGCTCAACTCCATCGCTGTCACGTACGAGAATAAAGTCGGCGGCAACTCGGGAATGGGCGTGTTCGTCCCGGTTGCCCCATCCACGTTTATCCCGGACAGCCCGTCCAAACTGCTAGCTACAGGGCGGTTCTCGCGGAATATCGAcacgctggctggctggaacgAGGACGACGGGTCGTTTTCTACCCTCCCTACACTCTCATCGGATGAGGACGTCTTTGCATACCTCAAATACGAGTACCCAGCCTTGTCCAACAAGACAATCAAACAGGCCATGGCCCTCTACCCAGTCTCGTCCTTCCCCGACCTTCCATCCGAGAACATCTCCGCGCATTACTTCCGGACCAGCCGGATGGAACGTGACGCAGAGTTTACATGTCCGACTTTGTACACGGCGCAGATGAACCATAAGTTCTCCCCGGATACAGCGAACTATCTCTTTTCCCTGAACCAGACAGTCTACCGGTCCGCATATGCAGCGGCGAATGTATCATACCTCGGTGTTTCGCATTTCAGCGACATTCCGTACGTATTTAACCAGGCGTCTGCGGAGGCCTTGGCCCCGTATGCCACGAAAGAAGACTTGAGGCTTTCGAATGAGATTAGTGGGAGCTGGGCTGCGTTTGCGAATACTGGGCAGCCTTCAGCTGGGAATGGGACTATCACCGGATGGATTGATGCTTTTGGTTCTGGCGGTGGTGCACTGGATGAGTTCCTGCATGTCCTTGGGGGGCCAGACAGTGGGAGTAGGAAGACCAAGTATGATGATCTTGGTGCCAGATGCGCGTTCTGGAATTCGCAGGAGGCGTTGGCTGGGAGGGGGGTTTAG
- a CDS encoding uncharacterized protein (COG:S;~EggNog:ENOG410PH5E;~InterPro:IPR014063,IPR005025,IPR029039;~PFAM:PF03358;~go_function: GO:0016491 - oxidoreductase activity [Evidence IEA]), translating to MAHPAAAQPGPTVHGLLDGLSSEHPSLAIPKNEDNADIRQKYRPFILKDDAAEDWVSTLELTTALDMAAKELQVSHNRLKVLVLYGSLRRRSYSRLVALEASRILFRLGCDVRVFNPEGLPVKNDTEHGHPKVQELRELSKWSDGHVWVSPEQHGNLTAVFKNQIDWIPLTTGSVRPTQGRTLAIAQVCGGSQSFNAVNSLRILGRWMRMFTIPNQSSIPQAYTHFPDEGQPGDQRLMPSGNRDRLVDCMEEFVKYTILMRPHFELFGDRFSEREKRVI from the exons ATGGCCCATCCCGCTGCCGCTCAGCCGGGGCCAACTGTCCATGGGCTTCTTGATGGGCTTTCCTCTGAACACCCATCCCTGGCCATACCCAAGAATGAAGATAACGCGGACATCCGCCAGAAATACCGCCCATTCATTCTCAAGGATGATGCGGCTGAGGACTGGGTTAGTACCTTGGAGCTGACAACCGCCCTGGACATGGCGGCGAAGGAACTCCAGGTGTCGCACAACAGGTTAAAAGTTCTCGTTCTGTACGGCAGTCTCCGTCGGAGGTCCTACTCTCGCCTGGTGGCGCTGGAAGCCAGCAGAATTCTCTTCCGTCTGGGGTGCGATGTCCGCGTGTTTAATCCTGAAGGGTTACCAGTGAAGAACGATACCGAGCATGGCCATCCCAAGGTGCAAGAGCTCCGGGAGCTGAGCAAATGGAGTGACGGTCATGTTTGGGTTTCGCCGGAACAGCATGGTAATCTG ACCGCCGTGTTCAAAAACCAGATTGACTGGATCCCGCTTACCACCGGGAGTGTTCGTCCCACACAGGGCAGGACCCTTGCTATTGCGCAGGTGTGTGGCGGATCGCAATCGTTCAATGCTGTCAACTCCCTGCGTATTCTCGGCCGGTGGATGCGCATGTTTACTATCCCAAATCAGTCCTCTATTCCCCAAGCATATACCCATTTCCCTGACGAAGGTCAACCGGGAGATCAGAGGCTTATGCCTAGTGGTAACCGAGACCGGCTGGTAGACTGCATGGAAGAGTTTGTGAAATATACTATCCTCATGCGTCCTCACTTCGAGCTTTTTGGTGATCGGTTCAGTGAGCgggagaagagggtgatATAA
- a CDS encoding uncharacterized protein (COG:S;~EggNog:ENOG410PSHR;~TransMembrane:7 (o6-29i41-60o72-92i104-124o144-163i175-193o213-235i)), with product MGTVTYRHGIAILQLIVFPFILVAGVFIWSRAGWKVGSKIWRYPVTLSLIRIAGCIASLVSIDHDSHDTEVAVAVCELIGIAPLLLTYIGILRQIDTEKRMPPRFIPAVTIICIIGLILGIAGFSTADTQNGTYHPSKIVKASMGIFLGVFALVLLLTAFLYIQLQGRLRAFQKKLFLAIVLSMPFLIVRLVYSAISDYGHDSRFTVLVGDPTVFLCMSVLEEIVAMVVTMVLGVSAVREADFVRVALPEQNSGRKVERV from the exons ATGGGCACCGTGACCTACCGCCATGGCATCGCTATCCTCCAGCTGATCGTCTTTCCCTTCATCCTTGTTGCTGGTGTTTTCATCTGGAGTCGAGCCGGCTGGAAGGTCGGCAGCAAGATCTGGCGATACCCCGTTACGCTCTCTCTCATCCGCATCGCCGGCTGTATTGCTTCGCTGGTGTCAATCGATCATGATTCCCACGACACCGAAGTCGCCGTCGCAGTATGCGAGCTCATTGGCATTGCCCCTCTTCTATTGACCTATATCGGGATACTGAGGCAGAT TGATACGGAAAAAAGAATGCCTCCCCGGTTCATTCCAGCAGTAACCATCATCTGTATCATCGGCCTGATCCTAGGTATCGCCGGGTTCAGCACAGCAGACACTCAGAACGGGACTTACCACCCAAGCAAAATCGTCAAGGCATCCATGggcatcttcctcggcgtcTTCGCGCTTGTCCTCCTTCTCACGGCTTTTCTTTACATCCAGCTTCAAGGCAGATTGCGCGCATTCCAGAAGAAGCTCTTTCTTGCTATTGTCCTTTCAATGCCCTTTCTAATTGTTCGATTGGTCTACTCTGCGATCAGTGACTATGGTCATGACTCGCGCTTTACGGTTCTTGTGGGTGATCCGACCGTCTTCCTGTGTATGAgtgtgctggaggagattgttgcCATGGTTGTAACTATGGTTCTTGGAGTATCGGCTGTGCGTGAGGCAGACTTTGTACGGGTGGCTTTGCCTGAGCAGAATTCTGGGCGGAAGGTTGAGCGTGTTTAG
- a CDS encoding alpha/beta fold hydrolase (COG:S;~EggNog:ENOG410PK72;~InterPro:IPR000073,IPR029058;~PFAM:PF12697) yields the protein MARTPTLLFIHGAWHSRDCWSKVIPALEKHGYRCLAPQVEFCGTDTPVGSLTGSISQIQSIIADETRNGRNVVLINHSFGGAVGCSAVKGFTEKDPSRLNSNPGRVVGIIQLCAFMPPSKTSLYDVLRPVIDSGACFHYAGPDGWEHIETNADPNDLFYNDLSPEVAESWKGRLLKQSTGCFTDRDNIYAGWMDVPVSYIVATQDHAIPVQSQEALIAAAKSAGASITSKLLESGHSPFLSRVDETVDLVLEVLGGF from the coding sequence ATGGCTCGGACCCCGACGCTGTTATTTATCCACGGTGCGTGGCATAGCCGCGACTGTTGGTCCAAGGTTATCCCTGCACTCGAGAAACACGGCTATCGTTGTCTCGCCCCCCAGGTTGAATTCTGCGGTACAGATACTCCAGTCGGCTCTCTCACTGGAAGTATAAGTCAGATTCAAAGCATCATTGCCGACGAGACGAGAAATGGACGCAATGTTGTTCTGATTAACCATTCCTTTGGCGGCGCGGTGGGCTGTTCGGCTGTCAAGGGCTTCACGGAGAAGGATCCATCGCGTCTAAACAGCAATCCCGGCAGAGTCGTTGGCATCATCCAGCTCTGCGCCTTCATGCCACCGTCGAAAACCTCCCTGTATGACGTTCTCCGTCCGGTCATCGATTCCGGCGCGTGCTTTCACTATGCAGGTCCGGATGGCTGGGAACATATCGAAACCAACGCCGACCCCAATGATTTGTTTTATAACGATCTTTCTCCCGAGGTAGCTGAGAGCTGGAAAGGACGCCTGTTGAAGCAGTCCACTGGTTGCTTTACAGATCGTGACAATATCTACGCTGGGTGGATGGATGTGCCAGTCTCTTATATTGTTGCCACCCAGGACCATGCGATCCCCGTCCAATCCCAGGAAGCATTGATTGCGGCGGCAAAGTCGGCTGGTGCCTCCATCACTTCCAAGCTATTGGAATCCGGCCACAGTCCGTTTCTGAGTAGGGTTGATGAAACGGTGGATCTTGTCCTCGAGGTGTTAGGGGGGTTCTGA
- a CDS encoding GFA family protein (COG:S;~EggNog:ENOG410Q4K4;~InterPro:IPR011057,IPR006913;~PFAM:PF04828;~go_function: GO:0016846 - carbon-sulfur lyase activity [Evidence IEA]), with the protein MARGGCFCGKIRIEYIGQPVASGLCHCNDCRKQTGAVFSFCLVINRADLKITGTPKEVAKTADSGNHIINYFCSDCGTPIYGQRIEKSGEPANSAVFRAGIFDDPEVLDQRKPVVELFTSNRVSWLNPIEGAEQFPGMLAMP; encoded by the exons atggcTCGCGGTGGTTGTTTCTGCGGCAAGATCCGGATAGAATACATCGGCCAGCCCGTCGCATCG GGACTCTGCCACTGCAACGACTGCCGCAAACAGACAGGAGCAGTATTCAGCTTCTGCCTCGTTATCAACAGAGCAGACTTGAAAATCACCGGAACGCCCAAGGAAGTCGCCAAAACAGCAGATAGCGGCAATCACATCATAAACTATTTCTGCTCAGACTGCG GCACACCAATCTATGGGCAAAGAATAGAGAAATCTGGAGAGCCTGCCAATAGCGCAGTCTTTCGCGCGGGCATTTTTGATGATCCTGAAGTGCTGGACCAGAGGAAGCCCGTGGTGGAACTGTTTACCAGTAACAGGGTGAGCTGGCTCAACCCTATTGAAGGCGCCGAGCAGTTCCCTGGGATGCTGGCGATGCCGTAG
- a CDS encoding arsenic resistance protein (COG:P;~EggNog:ENOG410PIA4;~InterPro:IPR002657,IPR004706,IPR038770;~PFAM:PF01758;~TransMembrane:10 (i51-70o82-101i122-145o151-173i180-203o223-241i253-275o295-313i325-345o351-371i);~go_component: GO:0016020 - membrane [Evidence IEA];~go_component: GO:0016021 - integral component of membrane [Evidence IEA];~go_function: GO:0015103 - inorganic anion transmembrane transporter activity [Evidence IEA];~go_function: GO:0015297 - antiporter activity [Evidence IEA]), which translates to MNQNQIAADAAVQAPSPANANDVEKQAEANASDPPQQKQSAFKNMGLLDRFLAVWIFLAMAVGIILGNFVPSTGPALQRGEFVGVSVPIAVGLLVMMYPILCKVRYESLHHVFQTRQIWIQIAFSIVVNWIIAPFFMLALAWAFLPDEPELRQGLILVGLARCIAMVLIWTGLAGGDGEYCAILVAVNSLLQIVLFAPMGVFFIEVISGDTITFEYSTAAKSVAVFLGIPLGAAILTRFILRWATSRRWYDEVFLKWASPWSLIGLLFTILVLFASQGRQVVHQIVSVVRVAAPLIVYFTVIFFLTLFVAYKLGFGYKLSTTQSFTAASNNFELAIAVAVATFGADSNQALASTVGPLIEVPVLLGLVYAVKFLAKRLGWKD; encoded by the exons ATGAATCAAAACCAAATTGCAGCTGATGCTGCAGTTCAGGCGCCTTCCCCGgccaacgccaacgacgTTGAAAAGCAGGCCGAGGCGAACGCGTCAGACCCGCCGCAACAAAAGCAATCCGCCTTCAAAAACATGGGTCTATTAGACCGTTTTCTCGCTGTCTGGATATTCCTCGCCATGGCTGTCGGGATCATCTTGGGTAACTTTGTTCCCAGTACTGGCCCTGCGTTGCAAAGGGGGGAGTTTGTGGGAGTTTCAGTTCCTATCG CTGTCGGTCTACTTGTCATGATGTACCCTATACTCTGCAAGGTGCGGTATGAGAGCTTGCATCATGTTTTTCAAACCCGTCAGATATGGATCCAGATTGCATTCAGTATTGTTGTTAACTGGATTATTGCTCCGTTTTTCATG TTGGCATTAGCCTGGGCTTTCCTCCCGGACGAGCCAGAGCTACGCCAGGGACTTATTCTTGTTGGACTAGCGCGGTGCATTGCCATG GTTCTGATTTGGACTGGCCTTGCAGGCGGAGATGGCGAATACTGCGCCATTCTCGTCGCCGTCAATTCCCTCCTCCAGATCGTCCTTTTCGCCCCCATGGGCGTCTTTTTCATCGAAGTCATCAGTGGCGATACCATCACCTTCGAATACTCCACGGCTGCCAAAAGCGTCgctgtcttcctcggcatccCGCTGGGTGCCGCGATCCTCACGCGCTTCATTCTCCGCTGGGCCACGAGTCGCCGGTGGTACGACGAGGTGTTCCTGAAATGGGCCAGCCCCTGGTCTCTCATTGGCCTTCTGTTTACGATCTTAGTCCTGTTCGCGTCGCAGGGTCGTCAGGTTGTCCATCAGATCGTCTCTGTGGTTCGGGTGGCTGCGCCGCTGATCGTTTATTTTACGGTTATTTTCTTCTTGACGTTGTTTGTGGCGTACAAGTTAGGGTTTGGGTATAAGCTCTCGACAACGCAGAGCTTTACGGCTGCGAGTAACAACTTTGAGCTGGCgattgctgttgctgttgctacTTTTGGGGCAGATAGTAACCAGGCGCTTGCTTCGACTGTTGGGCCGCTCATTGAGGTTCCGGTTTTGTTGGGGCTTGTGTATGCTGTCAAGTTTTTGGCGAAGAGGCTTGGTTGGAAAGATTAG
- a CDS encoding Zn(II)2Cys6 transcription factor domain-containing protein (COG:S;~EggNog:ENOG410PP5P;~InterPro:IPR036864,IPR021858,IPR001138;~PFAM:PF00172;~go_function: GO:0000981 - DNA-binding transcription factor activity, RNA polymerase II-specific [Evidence IEA];~go_function: GO:0008270 - zinc ion binding [Evidence IEA];~go_process: GO:0006355 - regulation of transcription, DNA-templated [Evidence IEA]), with protein sequence MSPPVIRARASRNCGNCRAVKRRCDKQVPSCGQCTRLREKCPGYRDEWELVFRDQTGQTIQRSKEQQKSKNGICLETQHTKSDLVLPPCSRSLSPSVGQRGVNYFFHHFVTGDHSPDRGYLNYIPAVLGADGDHPTLVASMAAVGLVALANSTQQPELVRHARVKYSQAICSLNEALACPVESCKDSVLMSVISLGVFEHFSNFESWVRHVQGAAALVVVRGRTQFRSKVSILMFNQVRADMIIACLHTNRPFPEDMLSLQEEACNYTDPMSTFWLLGVYATRCVNLLFGVHNKVSDFPLSHWIEEAATLQSDFQYILGVLGIQEPYTTVRQSTFDPAVAYNGRYDVYSSPWAIRVWNNARIMQMIVSEIMFYLLNGVLRSNPPPPASAVAAAKAKLQDTVQILAGLGNDMIATVPQVLGRVGPDRLSAASSDAGVSGGYLLIWSLYMVGKCPVTTDKARQWIIGHMRQIVGSSGIAMAVRLLDDVVKIENNASSERTVSYTPSELES encoded by the exons ATGTCACCGCCCGTCATTCGTGCTAGAGCCTCCCGCAACTGCGGCAACTGTCGGGCTGTCAAACGTCGA TGCGACAAACAAGTTCCCTCTTGCGGACAGTGCACCCGCCTGCGGGAAAAATGTCCCGGATACCGGGACGAGTGGGAGCTGGTCTTCCGCGACCAGACCGGCCAAACCATCCAACGATCCAAGGAACAGCAAAAGAGTAAGAACGGGATATGTCTTGAAACACAGCATACCAAGTCCGATTTGGTTCTGCCAccctgcagccgcagccttAGCCCCAGCGTGGGCCAGAGAGGCGTCAACtacttcttccaccactTCGTCACCGGCGACCACAGCCCAGACCGCGGCTATCTCAACTACATCCCCGCCGTGCTCGGCGCTGACGGGGACCACCCAACCCTCGTGGCAAGCATGGCAGCCGTGGGTCTGGTCGCGCTAGCAAACTCCACGCAGCAGCCCGAGTTGGTGCGGCATGCGCGAGTCAAGTACTCGCAGGCGATTTGCAGTTTAAACGAAGCCTTGGCGTGTCCCGTTGAATCATGCAAGGATAGCGTGCTGATGTCCGTGATTTCACTGGGCGTTTTCGAACACTTTTCTAATTTTGAGTCTTGGGTGCGCCATGTTCAGGGTGCGGCGGCGCTGGTTGTCGTTCGGGGCAGGACTCAGTTCCGGAGTAAAGTCTCTATTTTGATGTTCAATCAAGTCCGCGCGGATATGATCATCGCTTGTTTGCATACGAATAGGCCGTTTCCGGAGGATATGTTGTCGTTGCAGGAGGAGGCGTGCAATTATACTGACCCGATGAGCACATTCTGGCTGTTGGGAGTATACGCAACCAGGTGTGTGAACCTGCTATTCGGGGTGCATAATAAGGTCAGTGACTTTCCATTGTCGCACTGGATCGAAGAGGCAGCAACCCTGCAATCCGACTTTCAATATATCCTGGGAGTCCTGGGCATTCAGGAACCGTATACCACAGTCCGGCAATCAACATTCGACCCAGCAGTAGCATATAATGGGCGGTACGATGTGTATAGTAGCCCCTGGGCAATCAGGGTCTGGAATAATGCGCGCATCATGCAGATGATTGTCAGTGAGATAATGTTTTACCTACTCAACGGGGTTCTCAGGTCAAATCCGCCTCCACCTGCCTCGGCCGTAGCAGCTGCAAAGGCAAAGCTGCAGGATACTGTGCAGATTCTGGCCGGGCTAGGAAATGATATGATAGCGACCGTTCCGCAGGTCCTAGGCCGGGTTGGCCCAGACCGTCTCTCCGCTGCCTCCTCGGACGCGGGAGTCTCTGGTGGGTACCTACTGATCTGGTCTCTCTACATGGTGGGAAAATGTCCAGTCACAACAGACAAAGCACGGCAATGGATCATCGGACACATGCGACAGATTGTGGGGAGTTCAGGCATTGCGATGGCGGTGCGGTTGCTGGATGACGTTGTTAAGATAGAAAACAACGCTTCCTCTGAAAGGACTGTCTCTTATACACCATCGGAGCTTGAATCCTGA